In Natranaerobius thermophilus JW/NM-WN-LF, the genomic stretch TCCTGTAAGTAAATTGAAGACCCTTCCACCTCTGAAGCAGCTTCACTGGCTGTCACTACTTCGTTTAAATTACCACGTTCTAAAGATAATAAAGCTGTCATTACCTTTGTAGTACTCGCCATAGGTAATTGTTTATGACTATTTTGTTCGTATAGAACTCTACCAGTTTTGACATCAACTAAACATGCGCTAGTGGCTGTAATTTCTTCTTCTAGTTCTTCTATTTCTTTTAGCTCATATAAATCTTCTTCGGGTAGAGCATTAGTCAAATTGGAATTAGCCAATACCAGTAATCCAATAATTAAACCAGCTATTAATTTAACTAGTACTGGTTCATGCTTCACAGGCATGAACTCAACTCCTTATTTTTTAAGCTATATTTCTGATTTTAAATATATTAACTATTATAAAAAAATATGCCCTCGAGTCATTGAACTCGAGGGTCATTAGGAGAATCCGGATTGGTATTTGTACCTTCCTGTGAATTTTGGTCTTCATCACTCTGAGAGGTCATTGATTTTATAGAATCAAATAAATTCGGTGCCACATCTATAAGTCTATCCCATAGAGGATAGTCATCTACAGTAAGAAGTCTTACCTGATCATCTCCTACTACTAAGAAAGCCACGGGTTGAACAGAAACTCCTGCTCCACTGCCACCTCCAAATGGTAATGAATCGCTATTATCTTGTGGTTTTTGTTCATTCTGTGTTTCAAACTCGCTTCCTCCTGCAGCAAATCCAAAACTAACTCTTGATATTGGAATAATCACTTTTCCATCAGGTGTTTCTACTGCATCTCCTACAATTGTATTAACTTCAACCATACCTTTAATACTTTCCATAGCCGTTTTCATCAAGCTTTGTATGGGGTGCTCTTGGTGATCTTCCATTGATAAATCCTCCTTTTGATTTCGTATACAAGATTACTGATTCCAATCATTACAAAATGAATTCCCCTCATGCTAAAAACAAACTCTGTCTCCATTTCAAAACAGCTAAAATCGTAGTTGGGATTCAACTGATAAAATTTGTCATAATCACGGCTTTTATGCATTTTTTTTAACAGGAATTCTAAATTGCCTAAAAAAATCCAAGCCAAACCTCCTACAATTCCAGTTTGAAATGCATTTTGTAGACCAAAATTAACTTTCACACTTAGCTTGTGTAATCTAGCGTATTTTAAAAATATATTAGAAAATATCTTTGCTTTAGCAATTTTGTGCGTAAATTGATTCATTTGTTGCATTGGTGAGGGCTGTTGAAACTTTAGCTTTGTGCCTGATTCTATTCTTTGTTTTTCACTTGAGAGTTTAACTTCTGTTGAAACTTGTTTTCCTTTTTTTCGAAAGTAAGGTATCCTGAAATTAAAGCCAAGGGAATTTCGAAATAAACCAATCCGTGCGTATAAATCCTCTCTCGTTGAGTTTTTGACAAAAACTATACTCACGAAAATTGGGCAGATTAAACAAGTCAAGTACAGTGCCGGGATAATTAACAATAAATATTTCATTTAATTCTCACCTACAAAGACAGGGATTATCTTCCTATTTATTATAATAACCAAATTATAGGAAAATATAAAAAACTCTTCCAAATCATATTATGATTGGAAGAGTTTAATTGTTTTCGGTATATTGATTGTCAAATAAAGTTTGTGAAAAATCTTCCGGTCTAGGAAGTTCTTCAATAGAGTTCAATCCGAAATGTAATAAAAATTTATCAGTAGTTCCAAAAAGTATAGGTTTACCTGGGACATCCTTTCTTCCTACAGATCTAATCAGTTCTCTTTCCATTAACGAGTATAAGACCCGATCAACTCTTACTCCTCTAATTTCTTCGATCTCAACTCTAGTTATTGGTTGTCGATAAGCAATTATTGCTAAGGTTTCTAGTGCAGCCTGACTCAATCCCCTTTGAGATTCGTTACCCATCATTTTTTTAATATACGGGTTTAATTCCGGTTTTGTTGTTAATTGATACCCACCAGCCACCTGTGTAATTTGCAGTCCAGATTTTGATTCATTTAGATCTGATTGTAAATCTTTAATTACTTCTCTGATCATAGCTTGATCTTTCTCAATAATTCTAGCAAGTTCTTGTAGTGAAACTGCTTCACCTTTTGCAAATAATATTCCTTGAATAATCCCTTTAAGTTCTTCGCCTTTCAATACACTCTCCCTCCACCAAAATAAATTTAAGACAATTCGATCCACAATGGACTTTTTATTCCCTGTTGTGAAACTGAAAGTTTACCTTCTTTTACAAGATCTAATAAAGCTATGAAAGTTGCGATAATTTCTAAACGAGTTGGGAATTGTTCAAACAATTCTTGAAAATGCATAGTCTGCTTTTCTCTATTTTTCAATAGTTTCATTAACACATCCTTCTGTTCTGATATCGATACTTCATTAGTGTCTATAGTCTCAACCTTATTATCTAAAGCCTGTTTTTTTAGTACATTCTGAAATGCTTTTAGTAAATCATGCATACCGACATTCCCAATGGGAATTTCCTCTTGTTCCTGAAAAGGAATTTTAGGTTGTTCTCTCCAGTATACCTGAAATCTTTCTTGTTCTTTTTCTTTAAGATGATAAGCTATTTCTTTGAAATAGCGATATTCCATAATCTTAGTCAACAGCTCTTCCTTGGGGTCTGTTTCTTCTTCATCTTCAGTTTCTTTATTAGTCTGTTTAGGAAGAAGCTCTCTTGATTTCAATTCCATTAATCTAGCAGCCATAACCAGAAATTCACTGGCAATTTCCAAGTTGAATCTTTCCCATTCTTCTAAATAAGATAAGTATTGGTCAGTTATCTCTGATATGGATATATCATATATGTCTACTTCCGCTTTTTTAACCAGGTGATATAAAAGATCCAAAGGACCTTCAAAATTAGGTAAAGAAACCTGGTATTTCAAAGTCACCACCACCTGTTATATCAACTGAAAAGGTAAATACAAGATAGATAATATAATTATGGTTAGAGGCCACAAAATTGCTCTAATGGCCCCGGAAACAATTAGTAGTATTAAGATTATAAAACCATACTGGTCTAAATAATTAAAGTACTCTTCAAATCTTCTTGGTACTATTGCTCGCAAGATTCTCGACCCATCCAATGGAGGAACCGGGAGCAAATTAAAAATCGCCAAAAAAATATTAAACAAGACAATATAATATAAGACAGGATGATTGTAATTCGGATTCAAAGCAACACCGGGACCAATACCACCAAGTCCCTGTGTAAATCTCAAATAAAAGTCAGATACGCCCAAAAATATAAAAGCCATAATAAGATTGCTAACAGGTCCTGCCAGTGAAACAAGTAACATCCCATGTCGCATATCAACATCTCTTCTAAAATTTACTGGATTTACAGGAACAGGTTTAGCCCATCCAAACCCAGCAATGGCAACCATTAGAAAACCTATGGGATCCAAGTGATCTAATGGATTTAAAGTTAACCGCCCTTGGGCTTTAGCGGTCTCATCACCTAAATAATAGGCTATTCTACCATGAGAGTATTCATGAACAGTTAAAGCAATTAAAAGTGCCGGAATTATATGCAAAATGTCTCCTATAAATATATTATCCATGCATATCTTCTCCTTTCTGTTCAAAAAAATCTAGCACATATTCTAATTCTTCTTCAGGAGTTGTAACCAGTCCGTCTAATCTTGCTTTTCTAACTTCTTCTAAAGCCGTTTTATAAACAGGACCTGGCTTTATCCCTAGAGTTTTAAGATCTTCCCCAGTAATACTAACTCCAGCTCCAATTAACTCCTCTAGATAGTAATATATTTTGTTCTTTATTTTTTGATTCTCCTTATCAGCTAACACAAATAGAATAGTTTCCAGAGGAATCTCTTCTAAATTTTGTACTAGTTCACTATTTTTCTCGGTATACTCTAATTTACTAGAAAGGGATTCCGTTTCTTTAACTGTTGTTATAATTACATCCCTTATTTTTTGTGGCACTTTTAAACGTTCTAAAATCGAGCTAATTATCGGTAACGGTTGATCCTGCAACAAGCATGAAAATACCATAGCTTCTTTACTGACAAACTTTTCTTGTTTTTGTTTATTTTCTCGTTCATACCAGTTCAAAATATCATAAATGTTTTGCAATTTTACTAACTTATCTTGAGATACATTTAAATTTGGAAATATTTTTGTAAATATCCCCAGTTCATCCATACGGCGAAAAGTGTTTACGGCTTCATCTTCGTCAACTATATTTCGCAGTTCTTCATACAATCTCTCACCAGGTAGTTTATCAAGTACACCTGTTTCCAAGCTATTTTTTATGAAAATTAGAGTTTGCTCTTCAATATTGAAATTGAATCGTGATTCAAACCTAATAGCACGAAAAATTCTTGTAGGATCTTCTACAAAACTTAGATTATATAATACCCTGATAACTCCTTTTTTTAGATCTTTTGTTCCACCAAAGAAATCCAATAATTTCCCAAAGGAATTACAATTTAACTCTACAGCTAATGTATTTATGGTAAAATCTCGCCTGTATAGATCTTGTTTTATGGTACTTTCTTCAACTTCCGGTGATGCTGCAGGAAAAGCATAATATTCTATTCTAGCTGTGGCAAAATCTATTCTCGTGCCTGAACGCAAGGTTAAACGAGCAGTTTGAAATTGAGAAAATGTTTTTAAATCTCCATTCAAGTGTTTACTGACTAATTTTGCAAAACTAATGGCATCTTGTTCTATGACTAAATCTATATCCAAATTATCTTTACCTAAAAGTAAATCTCTTATAAATCCGCCAACACCATAAACTTTAAAACCTTCTTTATCTGCCTTTTGGCCAATTAAATATAAAACTCCAAGAATTTTGCTAGGTAACCGACGTGCCATTAATTCAGTAATATCTTCAGAAAATTCATCAAGTTCTTTTAAGTATAAATTAGTTCGCTCTTGTTCCTCAGTTAATTGACCGTGCTGTATTTTTAATAAATTCGTTCTAGTAACTATTCCTATCAAATTGGCATTTGAATCAATAACTGGCAAACGTCCGATATCATTAGATACCATTAAGTGTTGAATTTCCTTAATAGAAGTGTCCGGTGAAATAGAAATAACTTTTTGAGACATATACCCCTTGACCGGAGAATGACCAAATCCATGATGTTTAGCTTTTTCTATATCTCTTCTAGAAATAACTCCAACAATTTTACCAGCTTCATCATCAATATCATTCTGTTTATCTTGTACTACTGGTAAACCACTATGACCGTATTTATGTAATAAATGATCAGCTTCTTGTATTGTAGTAGATGACGAAATTGTTTTAACTGGAGCTGACATGATAGCTTTAGCAGTTAATAGAACAGGTAAATGCAATTTTAAGGATTCAATAAGTTCAGTTTCGATATGTTGTAGATCACCATGTTTTATAGTAGCAGAGGCAGCTTGATCATGTCCTTTTCCACTAAAAGGAGACAAGATCCTGCTGACATTAATTTCTTCTCTTCGACTTCTACCAATAACGAATACTTTCTTGTCCATTTTTACTATAATAAAAAATAAGTCTACATCTTCAATTTCCATTAACTTATGTACTAAAGCTGCCGCTCCACTGAAATATTCTTCCCGTTCTGTTATAGAAAGTCCAATTTCATAATCATTAATATTTAAATACTTGGTATTAGATATAAGTTCATCTAATAGACCTCTTTGAGCTTGTGTTAAAATGATGGTTACATAGTCCCTGATAATATCCACATCTGCTCCCCACTCTAGGAGTTGGGCAACGGCTCTCACATCCCTAGCAGTAACATGAGAAAATGTCAGGTTCCCTGTATCTTCATAAATCCCCATGGCTATTACAGTTGCTTCCAAGGGAGATAATTCAATTTCTTTGTTCATTAATTCTTCAACAAGAATTGTACTTGTTGCCCCTACTTCATGATTAATCTCTATTGTAGGGTTTTGAGAAAGATTTTTGTATTCATGATGGTCGTAGATGATTAGCTGTTCCACTTGCGGTAAAATAGATGATAATTTTCCAATGCGTTTTTCATCACTAGTATCTACCATGGTCAAGGTATTTACTTTATGTAAATCAAAATTGATTCTTTCAACAAATGAAAAAGTATCTTTGTATAGTGAGTAAAAAGCTCTGACATTTTGATTTAATTTTGGTGGTAGTACCATTTTAGTGTCAGGATTCAATTTATTATAAGCTAACATTGCGGCTAATCCATCGAAATCTAAATTTTGATGTGATGTCACTACTTTCATGTCCGGATCAGCCCCCCCTTTTATTTACTCGTTACATTATATCACAGTTATACAGGGAACAAAAGAAAAGCAACCCCTTTAAACAGTAGCTCTAAAGGGGTT encodes the following:
- the ytfJ gene encoding GerW family sporulation protein, translating into MEDHQEHPIQSLMKTAMESIKGMVEVNTIVGDAVETPDGKVIIPISRVSFGFAAGGSEFETQNEQKPQDNSDSLPFGGGSGAGVSVQPVAFLVVGDDQVRLLTVDDYPLWDRLIDVAPNLFDSIKSMTSQSDEDQNSQEGTNTNPDSPNDPRVQ
- a CDS encoding DUF2953 domain-containing protein; protein product: MKYLLLIIPALYLTCLICPIFVSIVFVKNSTREDLYARIGLFRNSLGFNFRIPYFRKKGKQVSTEVKLSSEKQRIESGTKLKFQQPSPMQQMNQFTHKIAKAKIFSNIFLKYARLHKLSVKVNFGLQNAFQTGIVGGLAWIFLGNLEFLLKKMHKSRDYDKFYQLNPNYDFSCFEMETEFVFSMRGIHFVMIGISNLVYEIKRRIYQWKITKSTPYKA
- the scpB gene encoding SMC-Scp complex subunit ScpB, with amino-acid sequence MKGEELKGIIQGILFAKGEAVSLQELARIIEKDQAMIREVIKDLQSDLNESKSGLQITQVAGGYQLTTKPELNPYIKKMMGNESQRGLSQAALETLAIIAYRQPITRVEIEEIRGVRVDRVLYSLMERELIRSVGRKDVPGKPILFGTTDKFLLHFGLNSIEELPRPEDFSQTLFDNQYTENN
- a CDS encoding segregation and condensation protein A yields the protein MKYQVSLPNFEGPLDLLYHLVKKAEVDIYDISISEITDQYLSYLEEWERFNLEIASEFLVMAARLMELKSRELLPKQTNKETEDEEETDPKEELLTKIMEYRYFKEIAYHLKEKEQERFQVYWREQPKIPFQEQEEIPIGNVGMHDLLKAFQNVLKKQALDNKVETIDTNEVSISEQKDVLMKLLKNREKQTMHFQELFEQFPTRLEIIATFIALLDLVKEGKLSVSQQGIKSPLWIELS
- a CDS encoding site-2 protease family protein; this translates as MDNIFIGDILHIIPALLIALTVHEYSHGRIAYYLGDETAKAQGRLTLNPLDHLDPIGFLMVAIAGFGWAKPVPVNPVNFRRDVDMRHGMLLVSLAGPVSNLIMAFIFLGVSDFYLRFTQGLGGIGPGVALNPNYNHPVLYYIVLFNIFLAIFNLLPVPPLDGSRILRAIVPRRFEEYFNYLDQYGFIILILLIVSGAIRAILWPLTIIILSILYLPFQLI
- a CDS encoding CBS domain-containing protein, whose translation is MKVVTSHQNLDFDGLAAMLAYNKLNPDTKMVLPPKLNQNVRAFYSLYKDTFSFVERINFDLHKVNTLTMVDTSDEKRIGKLSSILPQVEQLIIYDHHEYKNLSQNPTIEINHEVGATSTILVEELMNKEIELSPLEATVIAMGIYEDTGNLTFSHVTARDVRAVAQLLEWGADVDIIRDYVTIILTQAQRGLLDELISNTKYLNINDYEIGLSITEREEYFSGAAALVHKLMEIEDVDLFFIIVKMDKKVFVIGRSRREEINVSRILSPFSGKGHDQAASATIKHGDLQHIETELIESLKLHLPVLLTAKAIMSAPVKTISSSTTIQEADHLLHKYGHSGLPVVQDKQNDIDDEAGKIVGVISRRDIEKAKHHGFGHSPVKGYMSQKVISISPDTSIKEIQHLMVSNDIGRLPVIDSNANLIGIVTRTNLLKIQHGQLTEEQERTNLYLKELDEFSEDITELMARRLPSKILGVLYLIGQKADKEGFKVYGVGGFIRDLLLGKDNLDIDLVIEQDAISFAKLVSKHLNGDLKTFSQFQTARLTLRSGTRIDFATARIEYYAFPAASPEVEESTIKQDLYRRDFTINTLAVELNCNSFGKLLDFFGGTKDLKKGVIRVLYNLSFVEDPTRIFRAIRFESRFNFNIEEQTLIFIKNSLETGVLDKLPGERLYEELRNIVDEDEAVNTFRRMDELGIFTKIFPNLNVSQDKLVKLQNIYDILNWYERENKQKQEKFVSKEAMVFSCLLQDQPLPIISSILERLKVPQKIRDVIITTVKETESLSSKLEYTEKNSELVQNLEEIPLETILFVLADKENQKIKNKIYYYLEELIGAGVSITGEDLKTLGIKPGPVYKTALEEVRKARLDGLVTTPEEELEYVLDFFEQKGEDMHG